One Arthrobacter sp. FW306-07-I genomic window carries:
- the ureE gene encoding urease accessory protein UreE, whose translation MIIERVLGNLHDLPETDLAAYAGLHREKVILPSAQLVKRIQRATTDHGKEIGIRLPSGAGDLRDGDILHVEESNMIVVSVLPTDVLVIAPRTITEMGVTAHSLGNRHLQAQLFDAESEYKAEVMVCAYDHTVEDYLIHAGVPYTRQERVLPVPFRHAEHSH comes from the coding sequence GTGATCATCGAACGAGTCCTCGGCAACCTCCATGACTTGCCCGAAACCGACCTCGCCGCCTATGCCGGGCTGCACCGCGAGAAGGTCATCCTGCCCAGCGCCCAGCTGGTCAAACGCATACAGCGCGCCACCACGGACCACGGCAAGGAAATCGGCATCCGCCTCCCCTCCGGCGCCGGCGACCTCCGCGACGGCGACATCCTCCACGTCGAAGAATCCAACATGATCGTGGTGTCCGTCCTGCCCACCGACGTCCTGGTCATCGCACCCCGCACCATCACCGAAATGGGCGTCACCGCACACTCCCTCGGCAACCGTCACCTCCAGGCGCAGTTATTTGACGCCGAGAGTGAGTACAAAGCCGAAGTCATGGTGTGCGCTTACGACCACACCGTCGAGGACTACCTCATCCATGCCGGTGTGCCATACACCCGCCAGGAACGCGTCCTCCCTGTACCTTTCCGCCATGCTGAGCACTCGCACTAA
- a CDS encoding urease accessory protein UreF produces MSGYQLALQQLVDSALPTGAFAHSFGFETYIDRELVFDEVSFGVWLSSFISQSLTYSDGLAVRLLYEGADLGELDSLLSACLLPRQVREASFKMGSRLLEIGGEVFPSPALGLYRDLVATGRAAGHQPLAFAVVVRSLGVPLEEALAAYLFATVTSLTQNAVRAIPLGQNAGQRVLRKAHDDVAAAIEVIARLTPDDLGAVSPGLEISQMRHERQRARMFMS; encoded by the coding sequence GTGAGCGGGTATCAGCTTGCCCTCCAGCAACTGGTTGATTCCGCCTTGCCTACTGGGGCTTTTGCTCACTCCTTTGGGTTTGAGACGTACATCGATCGGGAGCTCGTTTTTGATGAGGTGTCCTTTGGGGTTTGGTTGTCCTCGTTCATCTCGCAGTCGCTGACGTATTCGGATGGGTTGGCGGTTCGGCTTTTGTATGAGGGGGCTGATCTCGGGGAGCTGGATTCTCTTCTTTCTGCTTGCCTGTTGCCTCGGCAGGTTCGGGAGGCTTCCTTCAAGATGGGGTCCCGGCTGCTCGAGATTGGCGGGGAGGTGTTTCCCTCACCTGCGCTGGGACTGTACCGGGACCTGGTGGCCACTGGGCGGGCCGCCGGGCACCAGCCGCTGGCGTTCGCCGTCGTCGTCCGCTCCCTGGGCGTGCCGCTCGAGGAAGCGCTCGCCGCCTACCTCTTCGCCACCGTCACGTCCCTGACGCAGAACGCCGTCCGTGCTATCCCCCTGGGCCAGAACGCCGGGCAGCGGGTCCTGCGGAAAGCGCACGACGACGTCGCTGCCGCCATCGAAGTGATCGCCCGCCTCACGCCGGACGACCTTGGGGCCGTCAGCCCCGGACTGGAAATTTCACAAATGCGGCACGAACGCCAGCGTGCCCGGATGTTCATGAGCTGA
- the ureG gene encoding urease accessory protein UreG, whose protein sequence is MTEPIKIGIGGPVGAGKTQLVERLTRHMSGGISMAAITNDIYTIEDAKILAANGILPPDRIIGVETGGCPHTAIREDTSMNTAAIEELKARHPDLQVIFVESGGDNLSATFSPELVDFSIYIIDVAQGEKIPRKAGQGMIKSDLFIINKTDLAPHVGADLAVMERDSKEFRGNKPFCFTNLKTDEGLDKVIDWIRHDVLMLDLA, encoded by the coding sequence ATGACTGAACCCATCAAAATCGGCATCGGCGGACCCGTCGGCGCCGGCAAGACCCAGCTCGTGGAACGGCTTACCCGGCACATGAGCGGCGGCATCTCCATGGCCGCCATCACCAACGACATCTACACCATCGAAGACGCCAAAATCCTCGCCGCCAACGGCATCCTCCCCCCGGACCGGATCATCGGCGTCGAAACCGGCGGTTGCCCCCACACCGCCATCCGCGAAGACACCTCCATGAACACGGCCGCCATCGAGGAACTCAAGGCCCGGCACCCGGACCTGCAGGTCATCTTCGTTGAATCCGGCGGCGACAACCTCTCCGCCACCTTCAGCCCCGAACTCGTCGACTTCTCCATCTACATCATCGACGTGGCCCAGGGCGAAAAAATCCCCCGCAAAGCCGGCCAGGGCATGATCAAGTCCGACCTCTTCATCATCAACAAAACCGACCTCGCACCCCATGTCGGGGCCGACCTCGCCGTCATGGAGCGCGATTCCAAAGAGTTCCGCGGCAACAAACCGTTCTGCTTCACGAACCTGAAAACCGACGAAGGGCTCGATAAGGTCATCGACTGGATCCGGCACGACGTCCTGATGCTTGATTTGGCATGA
- a CDS encoding urease accessory protein UreD, whose amino-acid sequence MNPGGAYLGADLFVLDVEVGDSASLLLTTQSATKVYRTPGSFAEQRMAVRLGEGARVELMPDQLIAYREARYRQRTSVTLRPSSCLVVAEVVTPGWSPDGAVFRYEEVRLRNEIRVETGTGTELLALDNLLIRPPLGDVAGLGFMEGFSHLGSLVVVDPRVDQALADELHQLTQPFDARTGLSLTRTIGGTTGLVLRSLSNSTEELNRLLGACANLLRERWFGQGPLDLRKH is encoded by the coding sequence GTGAATCCTGGCGGGGCTTATCTTGGGGCGGATCTCTTTGTGCTGGATGTGGAGGTGGGGGACTCTGCTTCGTTGTTGTTGACTACCCAGTCCGCTACCAAGGTTTATCGGACTCCCGGGTCTTTTGCCGAGCAGAGGATGGCTGTCCGGCTGGGGGAGGGGGCGCGGGTGGAGCTGATGCCGGACCAGCTCATTGCGTACCGGGAGGCCCGCTACCGGCAACGGACCTCCGTGACCCTCCGGCCGTCGTCGTGCCTTGTCGTGGCCGAGGTGGTGACTCCGGGCTGGTCGCCGGACGGTGCCGTCTTCCGGTACGAGGAAGTCCGGCTGCGGAATGAGATCCGGGTCGAAACTGGGACCGGTACCGAATTGCTGGCGCTGGACAACCTGCTGATCCGGCCGCCGCTGGGCGATGTCGCCGGGCTGGGATTTATGGAGGGCTTCAGCCACCTGGGCTCGCTGGTGGTGGTGGATCCACGGGTGGACCAGGCGCTCGCCGACGAACTGCACCAGTTGACGCAGCCGTTCGACGCCCGGACCGGCCTCTCGCTGACCCGCACCATCGGCGGAACTACCGGGCTGGTGCTGCGCAGCCTGTCGAACAGCACCGAAGAACTCAACCGGCTGCTCGGCGCCTGCGCCAACCTCCTCCGGGAACGCTGGTTCGGCCAGGGGCCCTTGGACCTGAGGAAGCATTGA
- a CDS encoding HoxN/HupN/NixA family nickel/cobalt transporter codes for MAGIAAVYRDRDSLPLRTRALFTFGAVAALHAAAVVLLLAGTRTGGGGALSWGLVLTAYLAGVKHSYDWDHLAAIDNSTRKFVAQRQHPVSVGFAFSLGHSSVVTLAGVLVIAGASLVGGLMADETAGNLVLGLIGSGVSGLFLLAMGLFNGSAFTRSAAAFRRSRTGAAIDPRDLEPQGLMARLLSRPLSRVRRPRNIYVIGFLFGLGFDTATTIGLLMMATAASLAGVPPFALLALPLAFAAAMTLCDSVNGMAMMRMYRSALADPRRKLGFNAVVTGISAASALFIAVITLAGFFHAAFGLHDPVTAWLSSIDLGDAGLLLVALLLAVWGGASLVSLRSRNKVVQSTNT; via the coding sequence ATGGCCGGCATCGCTGCTGTCTACCGGGACCGGGACTCGCTGCCGCTACGGACCCGGGCGCTCTTCACCTTTGGTGCCGTGGCCGCGCTGCACGCTGCCGCCGTCGTCCTTTTGCTTGCCGGAACCCGGACCGGGGGCGGCGGGGCGCTCTCCTGGGGACTTGTCCTCACCGCCTACCTGGCCGGCGTAAAGCACAGCTACGACTGGGACCACCTTGCCGCCATCGACAACTCCACCCGGAAGTTCGTGGCACAGCGGCAGCATCCGGTGAGCGTGGGCTTCGCGTTCAGCCTGGGCCATAGTTCGGTGGTGACCCTGGCCGGGGTGCTGGTGATCGCCGGTGCATCCCTGGTTGGCGGCCTGATGGCGGACGAAACGGCCGGGAATCTGGTGCTGGGGCTGATCGGCAGCGGTGTATCCGGGCTGTTCCTGCTGGCCATGGGGCTGTTCAACGGCTCGGCTTTCACCCGCTCGGCCGCTGCTTTCCGGCGTTCCCGGACCGGAGCAGCCATCGATCCCCGCGACCTGGAACCGCAGGGACTGATGGCGCGGCTGCTTTCGCGGCCGCTGTCCAGGGTGCGCCGGCCGCGGAACATCTACGTGATCGGTTTCCTCTTTGGGCTGGGTTTCGATACCGCCACCACCATCGGGCTGCTGATGATGGCGACGGCGGCGTCCCTGGCCGGGGTGCCCCCGTTCGCCCTGCTCGCCCTCCCGCTCGCCTTCGCAGCCGCGATGACGCTGTGTGATTCGGTGAACGGCATGGCGATGATGCGGATGTACCGTTCGGCACTGGCTGACCCGCGGCGGAAGCTTGGCTTCAATGCTGTGGTGACGGGCATCTCTGCCGCCTCGGCCCTGTTCATTGCCGTGATCACTTTGGCCGGCTTCTTTCACGCCGCATTCGGCCTGCATGATCCGGTGACGGCATGGCTTTCATCGATCGACCTGGGCGACGCCGGCCTGCTGCTGGTGGCGCTGCTGCTGGCCGTCTGGGGCGGAGCGTCACTGGTCTCGTTGCGGTCCCGGAACAAAGTCGTGCAGTCCACCAACACATAG